GCCTCGCCTGCAACCCGATCGCAAATGGCGATGGCGTGATCGACGGTGGCCGAGAACTCCGGGTCGCTGTAGGTGTCGATCCAGGCCTGGTAGGGATTGCGGGCGACCGTTTGCCGGGCGATGGTGTTGCCCACCTCGCGATAGATCCAAAAGCAGGGCAGGATGGCCGCGATCGCGACCGGTACGGGCATGACGGCGCCCGCGGCGAGCAGAAAGTGCGTGTAGGCAAAGCAGGCCGGGTTCTTCTCAGTGGCGGGCTCGACCCCGAACTGCTCGAAGTAGTGGGCGTGAAGCTCGCGCTCGGCCGCGATCGCCCCCTGGGCGAACTCGATAAAGGCCAGGGTGTCCTGCTCCCCCTCTATGCGCGCGCCAATGTTGGCCAGCGCCCGCGAAAAATCGATCAAATAGAGCGAATCCTGCTGCATGTAGTGCACGAAGCGCGCCTGATCGAGGGTGCCGGCTGCCAGGGCGGTATTGAACGGATGGTGGATGATGCGCTGGTAGATGGGCTCGCACCGCGCCCAAGCCTGGGCGGTAAACGTCATGGTGCCTCCTTGGGGTCGTCCCACCAGTGGTAGAAGTGATGGACCGGGCCGCGCCCGCCGCCGAGCGATCGGGCAGCACCGGCGCGGATGGCGCCGTTCATGTAGGTTTTGGCTTGCCGGACAGCGCCCTCCAGCGATTGGCCCCGTGCCAGCCCAGCCGTCACGGCAGCCGAGAGCGTGCAACCGCTGCCGTGGGTATTGGCGGTCTGGATGCGCTCGCCCGAGAGCCAAACGGGCTCGCCCAAGCCAACTACCAAGCAATCGGCGGACTCCGACCCGCTCGAGCGCCCCGCTTTGAGCAGCACCGCTTGGGGGCCCCACCGCAGCAGCTCGCGAGCGCCCTTGGCAACTGACTCGGGCGAGTCGAGGGCGCGCCCGAGCAGGAGCTCGGCCTCCAGGCAATTGGGGGTAACCAGCGTTGCGCGCGGCAGCAGCTGCGCGGCCAGCGCCTCAATAGCGGCATCCGTTAGGAAGCGCTCGCCACTTTTGGCCACCATAACCGGGTCGACCACAGCAGGCGCGGTGCAGTCCTGCAGCGCCGCCGCAACGGCACCAATGGCCTCAGGCGAGGCCAGCAAGCCCGTTTTGAGCGCATGGACTTCAATGTCGGCAAACAGGCTCTGGAGCTGTCCGCCGATAAAATCTGCCGGCAGCTCGCGCACGTTCTGGACGCCCTGGGTGTTTTGAGCCGTCAGGCTGGTCAGGGCGGCCATGCCGTAGCACTGTAGGGCCGAGAAGGTTTTGAGATCGGCTTGGATGCCGGCGCCGCCGGAAGGGTCAGAGCCAGCGATGGTCAGGGCCGTTCGGTAAGCAGCGCTCATGGCGGCGCGGGCTGCGTTGGCAGGCTAGTCGGACAGAACCCTGCTGGGGGTGGGGGACATCTCGCTCGCCAGGCGGCTGGGCGCGCGCTCGAGCAGCGACAGCGCAATCAGGCCAGCGATGCTGGTGACCGCTAAGGCCAGCCAGCCATTGTGCGCCAGGGGCGGGCCCCGATCCAAAGCCCAGCCGCCCACCAGCGGCCCCAGGGCATAGCCCACCGACCAGCACTGGGCGCTGAGCGCCGCGTAGACCCCGCGCAGCGAGCGGGGGGCGAGCTCGGCCACGATCGCGCCGGCAAAGGGTTGGTAGGCCACCGAGGCCAGCGCAATTGTCCCCAACGCAACCGGCGCGATCGCCAGCGGTGGGGCAGGACTCACCCCCGTCATCCACACCAACAGCAGCCCAACCCCCCAAAGCAGCATGGCCACCAGCAGGGCGCTAGCGCGCGTCAGCCGTCCCAGCCAGCGGGCGACCGGTAGCTGCAGCAGCGCCCCAAAGGCGATTTGCCAGCTCAGCAAGCTGGTGATGCTGCCAATGGCACTGCCGTCGCGATCGCCGAGCACAAAATTGGCGAAATAAAGCGGCAGCGCGTTGTTGGCCAGGGCGAAATAGGTGGTAAAGAGCAGGTTGGCCCCCAAAAACATCCCCAGCCACTTATCCCGCAGCGCCGTGCCCCAGCCGCTCAGGGCACTGGGGGCGGCTTCGGCAGCGGGCCGCGTCTCGGCGCTCAGGGCTTGCATGACCCCCAAAAACGCCAGCATCACCAAGCTGTCGATGGCAAATAGCAGCTGCCCGCGCTCCAACCAAGCTAGCAACCCGCTGCCCATCGCGACGCCCAGGGCCAGGCCCAGGCTCTCGGCCACGCCCAGCAGGGCAAAGCCTTCGTTGCGCTGCTGCGGAGCGGTCAGATCGGTCAAAGCGGCGTTGGAGACCGGCCAGTACATGCTGGCCCCCAACCCCAGCAAGACGGTAGCGCCCCAAAACAGGGGGAACTCGTCCGCGATCGCCAGCAGCAGCAGCGCGACAATGACCAGGCTCACTGCCAACAGCAGCGTTTTTTTGCGGCCCCAGCGCGGCGACTCGGCCAGCGAGCCGCTGGCGAATTTGCCCGCAGCCCCTGCCAGCGAGGCGCTGCTGAGGCCCACCCCAACTGCCGTCGCCGAAAACCCCACCTGATTGACAAAAACAATGGGCAAATAGAACTGGAACAGCCCGTAGCCGGCCAAAAACAGGCAGCGACCCAGCGACTGGATCCAAACTTGCCGCTCGAACTGGCGCGCGTACGCAAGCAGCTGCTCCATTAGGGCCCGCTAGTCGGCCGCTTCGCCCGGCTGGACCTTGCCGTAGGGCGCTGGGGTCTAGCAGCATCCAGTTCCGCCAGCCGGCAGATGCCAAAATAGCAGGACAGTGCCGCATCCGGCCGGCCAACGGGTAGCTGTCATGACCGCGAACGTCCCC
This is a stretch of genomic DNA from Cyanobacteria bacterium QS_8_64_29. It encodes these proteins:
- a CDS encoding thiaminase II; amino-acid sequence: MTFTAQAWARCEPIYQRIIHHPFNTALAAGTLDQARFVHYMQQDSLYLIDFSRALANIGARIEGEQDTLAFIEFAQGAIAAERELHAHYFEQFGVEPATEKNPACFAYTHFLLAAGAVMPVPVAIAAILPCFWIYREVGNTIARQTVARNPYQAWIDTYSDPEFSATVDHAIAICDRVAGEASASQQARMHQAFRDSTVMEWHFWNDAYRQQSFEALMQVQG
- a CDS encoding MFS transporter, encoding MEQLLAYARQFERQVWIQSLGRCLFLAGYGLFQFYLPIVFVNQVGFSATAVGVGLSSASLAGAAGKFASGSLAESPRWGRKKTLLLAVSLVIVALLLLAIADEFPLFWGATVLLGLGASMYWPVSNAALTDLTAPQQRNEGFALLGVAESLGLALGVAMGSGLLAWLERGQLLFAIDSLVMLAFLGVMQALSAETRPAAEAAPSALSGWGTALRDKWLGMFLGANLLFTTYFALANNALPLYFANFVLGDRDGSAIGSITSLLSWQIAFGALLQLPVARWLGRLTRASALLVAMLLWGVGLLLVWMTGVSPAPPLAIAPVALGTIALASVAYQPFAGAIVAELAPRSLRGVYAALSAQCWSVGYALGPLVGGWALDRGPPLAHNGWLALAVTSIAGLIALSLLERAPSRLASEMSPTPSRVLSD
- the thiD gene encoding bifunctional hydroxymethylpyrimidine kinase/phosphomethylpyrimidine kinase, yielding MSAAYRTALTIAGSDPSGGAGIQADLKTFSALQCYGMAALTSLTAQNTQGVQNVRELPADFIGGQLQSLFADIEVHALKTGLLASPEAIGAVAAALQDCTAPAVVDPVMVAKSGERFLTDAAIEALAAQLLPRATLVTPNCLEAELLLGRALDSPESVAKGARELLRWGPQAVLLKAGRSSGSESADCLVVGLGEPVWLSGERIQTANTHGSGCTLSAAVTAGLARGQSLEGAVRQAKTYMNGAIRAGAARSLGGGRGPVHHFYHWWDDPKEAP